From the genome of Ciona intestinalis unplaced genomic scaffold, KH HT000062.2, whole genome shotgun sequence, one region includes:
- the LOC100186621 gene encoding leucine carboxyl methyltransferase 1-like, with translation MSHSSDVAIQSTCDDASMCKRYAVSRGYWKDEYINFMVHRSTSRKQPEISRGYYARTEAIWKLLVQFVSVTERRCQIVSLGAGLDTTYWRLHAAGLTPYGYFEVDFIDVVARKMRCIGRNPALRSCLPNIETQRDESYLHCGPYRLLSCDIRDTLKLEEQLVNAEIDLSYPTLFLTECVLIYMAPDKSNKIIKWASDKFKDCVFINYEQVNMNDAFAQVMISNLKLRQCWLDGAGACENKQVQLERFVHNGWPKVVCDDMWTIYNRLPERQRIERLEMLDESELLQQLLQHYCLVIAVKDTSDIGLEILI, from the exons atgtCTCATAGCAGTGATGTAGCAATACAAAGTACATGTGATGATGCATCGATGTGCAAACG ATACGCCGTCAGTCGAGGTTATTGGAAAGATGAATATATCAATTTCATGGTTCATAGATCAACATCACGCAAACAGCCAGAGATAAGTAGAG GCTACTATGCAAGAACTGAAGCCATTTGGAAGTTGCTTGTACAGTTTGTGTCGGTAACTGAGCGTCGGTGTCAGATAGTAAGTCTTGGTGCAGGGCTTGACACAACTTACTGGAGATTGCATGCAGCAGGCCTGACTCCTTATGGATATTTTGAAGTCGATTTTATTGATGTTGTTGCAAGAAAAATGCGATGCATTGG GAGAAACCCCGCTCTTCGTTCGTGCTTGCCAAACATTGAAACCCAACgtg ATGAAAGTTACTTACACTGCGGTCCTTATCGTTTGTTGAGCTGTGATATCAGAGATACATTGAAACTGGAAGAACAACTTGTGAATGCTGAAATTGACCTCAG TTACCCAACCCTGTTTCTCactgaatgtgttttaatatacatGGCCCCAGACAagtcaaacaaaataattaaatgggCTTCGGACAAATTTAAAGATTGTGTTTTCATCAACTATGAACAAGTAAACATGAATGATGCTTTCGCTCAAGTCATGATCAGTAACTTAAAA TTGCGACAATGTTGGCTAGATGGGGCTGGTGCTTgtgagaataaacaagttcaGTTGGAAAGATTTGTTCATAATGGTTGGCCAAAAGTTGTTTGCGACGACATGTGGACGATATATAACAGATTACCCGAGCGCCAG AGAATCGAGAGATTGGAAATGCTGGATGAAAGTGAATTACTGCAACAACTGCTACAACACTACTGCCTAGTTATTGCTGTGAAAGACACATCTGATATtg gtTTAGAAATACTGATATGA
- the LOC100177161 gene encoding transmembrane protein 39A, with protein sequence MPVRKAVYQANHGQRLRPEIKYSQKSAPCLTNNANTMDNCGRNDDVAVVVKPPILPELPTMNRLAFEAFFFGYLLLALFGQYIYIYKTVWWYPNTLPPSTTTLNFHLIDSNLTTFLIILFSRRVLWTLLWDQLRPGFDNPLLLLMWIVCSVIIWSIWFMELVKNLYVLYGLGMGLKLLFLCYPVALWFPLCGFAKGNKLSQFISLFQKPKPRSKTYNLPNCSNKFQYQPDCTFWAKDAFNGLDTIPDPEQIRERVVFLRKDFNFKMTEIVFFSMICAYYVGLVPMFFTKSNYSYDVVWSLQHTASVLINSFSMLTYYLLPPSYLERMHRCASLLGGYKLVDQIDLEKEYKDDVVPYKWNPASAYPRGIVIKFENKLFMSIGNYNTAVPVESSHCRFFFMFDHPLRMLNWLLGFHFTAAMFQIHLLLWSSKWDQLIVPALLQFFSYYVLFTTLRDRIVLGKIYNLHQQLK encoded by the coding sequence ATGCCTGTTCGTAAAGCCGTTTATCAAGCAAACCACGGTCAACGGTTAAGGCCAGAAATTAAGTACTCTCAAAAATCTGCACCGTGTTTGACCAACAATGCCAATACAATGGATAATTGCGGAAGAAATGATGACGTTGCTGTTGTTGTCAAACCGCCGATATTACCCGAACTCCCTACAATGAATAGATTAGCTTTTGAAGCTTTCTTCTTCGGATATCTTCTGCTAGCTTTGTTTGGGCAATACATCTATATATACAAGACGGTATGGTGGTATCCAAATACATTACCACCAAGCAcaacaactttaaattttcatttaattgaCAGCAACCTTACAACGtttcttattattttgttttcaagaAGAGTTTTATGGACATTACTCTGGGACCAGTTGCGGCCTGGCTTTGACAATCCTTTATTGCTATTGATGTGGATTGTATGTTCAGTTATTATCTGGAGTATATGGTTTATGGAACTGGTTAAGAATCTTTATGTACTGTATGGTTTGGGCATGGGCCTGAAACTTTTGTTCCTATGTTATCCCGTGGCATTATGGTTTCCTTTATGTGGGTTTGCAAAAGGAAACAAACTTAGccaatttatttctttgtttcaaaAACCCAAGCCTCGAAGCAAGACTTATAATTTGCCAAACTgttcaaataaatttcaatacCAGCCTGATTGTACTTTTTGGGCCAAAGATGCTTTTAACGGGCTTGATACAATACCTGACCCCGAGCAAATACGTGAacgtgttgtttttttacgaaaggattttaactttaaaatgacggaaattgttttcttttctATGATTTGTGCTTACTATGttggtttggtgcctatgttCTTCACCAAATCTAATTATTCATATGACGTAGTGTGGTCGCTTCAACACACTGCATCAGTTTTGATTAATTCATTTTCCATGTTGACGTACTATTTGTTGCCACCATCATACCTCGAGCGCATGCATAGGTGTGCAAGCTTATTGGGTGGTTACAAACTTGTTGATCAAATAGATTTGGAGAAAGAATACAAAGATGATGTCGTCCCATATAAATGGAACCCAGCAAGTGCATACCCTCGTGGTATCGTGatcaaatttgaaaacaaactttttatgtCCATTGGAAATTACAACACAGCAGTGCCTGTTGAATCCTCGCATTGTAGATTCTTCTTCATGTTTGACCACCCGTTACGAATGCTCAATTGGCTCCTTGGTTTCCATTTTACTGCTGCTATGTTTCAAATCCATTTATTGCTTTGGTCGAGCAAATGGGACCAGTTAATTGTGCCTGCGTTGTTACAGTTTTTCAGttactatgttttatttacaactcTGCGTGACAGAATTGTTCTCGgcaaaatttacaatttacatCAACAGTTGAAATga
- the LOC100178713 gene encoding mediator of RNA polymerase II transcription subunit 17-like yields MSNPLNVKISLQPLSETKIQEIAYNGRETFIPPLSMSESLTDLANRINFLAEDESDVDQDVERKLTPGKQWPWENIRSHLQSALIEMNVLVDVMAIAQNKDSTSKDKQESTDPNRYLMFSSVAKEAETPKPMLQMITKKRCLGAAGKILLDGAERLNKARNEVSTQQNFHAQLLKLRQRWRVRRHGDKILGDLSYRTAGSDFLHHGSFEVVKVSADDMDHDVGNENLPLRVVMSPDLKGRSTISVMIIDTSGTDYITDMASLNYNDEVGFNTSSMHDPSWHKKLCQAQNVLYCKELFAHLTKEAVQYKNVGAIAPIVVIKDTISTEIFPSIRLVVKLIHSMDTDNQQSQTENPSALETVFSLKFTLLQLLQEVHRRKLEISPPRPTSAVLGLTPHMRRAAVQGNTLKQLTLASDKNNISFIESLLKMAKHHVVRKRVVSLIQTVTKSFQDPDVQAHWSTIGNMFESSVRILIASSGFESCYRTVVQLTLYSDHIKALQREGRVLTLSTEYSDLYLYFITLISSHQLQTVQALSKILNWSLLHMAPHAGVCINNSVINRGTMLLASPSNDSKLSLSITHNTDHSISHNVRIQFSKSLDLKLNNQVFTETQDNLTLSSKYLGLGGEWKIVNWQNLHGRHFVQKMETLLTSLVSNF; encoded by the coding sequence ATGAGCAATCCACTAAACGTAAAGATTTCTTTGCAACCTTTGTCTGAAACAAAGATTCAAGAAATTGCGTATAATGGCCGTGAGACGTTTATTCCACCCCTCTCCATGTCCGAGAGCTTGACAGATCTTGCAAACCGAATCAACTTTTTAGCTGAAGATGAATCAGACGTAGATCAGGATGTCGAGAGAAAACTCACCCCAGGCAAGCAGTGGCCATGGGAAAATATAAGATCGCATTTACAGAGTGCGCTGATTGAAATGAATGTGTTGGTTGATGTGATGGCCATCGCACAAAATAAGGACAGCACGTCCAAAGATAAACAGGAATCAACCGACCCAAATCGTTACTTGATGTTTAGCTCTGTTGCTAAGGAAGCAGAAACACCCAAACCCATGTTACAAATGATAACTAAAAAAAGGTGCTTAGGAGCTGCTGGGAAAATTCTTTTAGATGGAGCAGAAAGACTAAACAAAGCTAGAAACGAAGTTTCTACTCAACAAAACTTTCACGCACAACTGCTCAAGTTAAGACAAAGATGGAGAGTACGTAGACACGGAGATAAAATTCTTGGGGACTTGAGTTACAGAACAGCTGGTTCTGACTTCTTGCATCATGGCTCATTTGAAGTTGTGAAAGTATCAGCGGATGATATGGATCATGATGTTGGAAACGAAAATCTCCCGCTGCGTGTTGTGATGAGTCCAGATTTGAAAGGAAGATCAACAATATCCGTGATGATCATTGACACTTCAGGCACAGATTATATCACAGACATGGCAAGCCTTAACTATAATGATGAAGTTGGGTTTAATACTTCAAGTATGCACGACCCATCCTGGCATAAGAAGCTTTGCCAGGCTCAGAATGTATTGTATTGTAAAGAGCTGTTTGCACATTTGACCAAAGAAGCTGTGCAGTATAAGAATGTTGGTGCAATTGCACCCATTGTTGTGATAAAGGACACAATTTCTACTGAAATATTCCCATCCATCCGATTAGTAGTAAAACTCATTCATTCTATGGATACTGATAACCAGCAAAGCCAAACTGAAAATCCATCTGCATTAGAAACTGTCTTCAGTTTAAAGTTCACCTTGCTACAACTTTTGCAAGAAGTGCATCGAAGAAAACTAGAAATATCGCCACCTCGGCCTACAAGTGCAGTGCTAGGGTTGACGCCACATATGCGAAGAGCGGCAGTTCAAGGTAACACCTTGAAACAATTGACATTGGCATCGGATAAGAACAACATATCGTTCATTGAATCTTTGTTGAAAATGGCAAAACATCATGTTGTGCGGAAACGAGTTGTTTCATTGATTCAAACCGTCACTAAATCGTTTCAAGATCCAGATGTACAAGCACATTGGTCAACTATTGGCAACATGTTTGAATCTAGCGTTCGAATTTTAATTGCGAGTTCTGGTTTTGAAAGTTGTTACCGCACCGTTGTCCAGCTTACATTATATTCTGATCACATCAAAGCGTTGCAGCGTGAGGGTCGTGTACTAACGCTTTCAACAGAATATTCAGATCTCTACCTTTACTTTATAACATTAATATCATCACACCAGCTACAAACGGTTCAAGCACTTTCGAAAATATTAAACTGGTCATTATTACACATGGCACCTCATGCAGGGGTGTGTATAAATAACAGCGTTATAAACCGAGGAACGATGTTGCTTGCTTCTCCATCCAATGATAGCAAGTTATCACTCAGTATTACCCACAACACAGACCACTCAATTAGCCACAATGTCCGAATCCAATTCTCAAAATCTcttgatttaaagttaaataatcaGGTCTTCACGGAGACTCAAGACAACCTTACTTTGAGTTCGAAATACCTTGGGTTGGGAGGAGAATGGAAAATAGTTAACTGGCAAAATTTGCATGGCCGGcattttgtgcaaaaaatggaaactttattaacaagtttggtttctaatttttaa
- the LOC100179498 gene encoding DNA repair protein complementing XP-A cells homolog, whose amino-acid sequence MSNDIEEKQPNVECLVDNDIDASPSKHVVTKTRAAQLARSERNRQKALLLRQSKLANQQINKKDGKTSVGCTSVVDSGAGFLIEENSQVEAKKMKVTEEPAPVIAGDLTICIECDKPFLDSYLSSTYDHPVCDKCKDTEDKHSVITKSEAKETYLLSEVDLMKREPLLKCVVRRNPRNNRWGDMKLYLKLQVEKRALEVWGSEEAIEDEHEVRRKKKEDAKIKKFNKNMKQLRKEVRSSLYSVKVQGHQHSYGEEQHIGGDEYNKTCSTCGHQVTFEKM is encoded by the exons ATGTCAAATGATATTGAAGAAAAACAACCAAACGTTGAATGTTTAGTTGATAACGATATCGATGCATCGCCATCTAAACATGTGGTGACTAAAACACGAGCTGCTCAATTGGCAAGGTCGGAAAGAAATCGACAAAAAGCTCTTCTTCTGCGCCAGTCCAAGTTAGCCAATCAAcagattaataaaaaagatggAAAAACTTCTGTTGGTTGCACAag CGTTGTTGACTCGGGTGCCGGATTCCTCATCGAGGAAAACTCACAAGTTGaagcaaagaaaatgaaaGTAACAGAAGAACCTGCGCCAGTAATAGCTGGTGATCTCACTATTTGTATAGAGTGCGACAAACCTTTCCTGGATTCTTATCTATCAAGCACATATGATCATCCAGTGTGTGACAAGTGTAAGGACACCGAAGACAAACACTCAGTTATTACAAAGTCTGAAGCAAAG GAAACTTATTTGTTAAGTGAGGTAGATCTGATGAAACGCGAACCGCTACTTAAGTGTGTTGTTCGTCGTAACCCAAGAAACAACAGATGGGGTGATATGAAGTTGTATCTTAAGCTACAG GTTGAGAAGCGAGCACTGGAGGTTTGGGGAAGTGAGGAAGCTATTGAAGATGAACATGAAGTACGGAGAAAGAAGAAGGAAGATGCAAAGATAAagaagtttaataaaaatatgaaacaattAAGGAAAGAG GTCCGAAGCAGTTTATACTCAGTTAAAGTGCAAGGCCACCAACATAGTTATGGTGAGGAACAACATATAGGAGGAGATGAATATAACAAGACTTGTTCAACATGCGGACACCAAGTTACCTTTGAGAAGATGTAA
- the LOC113474963 gene encoding uncharacterized protein LOC113474963, with product MRNASLNIRHFEARTENSDCSSTSLHGVFVGIQQDEDNLKEESNVYIIPFLTSENKHKVNNSSGASEVVNTLLNSAMYTKNEAVVRYRKSESILSMTKLPKKGKPRGNKIKDEKEYGSIEPGYVQRMRKKFSSSDLPKSELYQPDDDFTQQQSRNLGMETSEFTKIASINSSAATIKTVSNNCSDLSVTVKKSNQKSKVPVANITHDSLPPSAGWPDSRYCSSSDDSSEERPFFNQLESTNMHGNFQMPNATHYAHKHNMQNVMQKPIPMPRQKLVKLNPRPKNDLEIINSQNSWNNFESMNTMTRQRQNNPSQPQQVLIGMRPRFTHASCPPQDMGHVHSMNRNNVDEVTHLPNLLHIGSPHRRRGMRFTNIAEKPLTPMETQHTSDSSSVVTNKEGSFTKPLQYHKGRMESWGNLRDQSSDFDFDDLVKERSKWRTLRRTRKETPRHYMSDSSDTSPSPERLQYNDQVRRCSDFMTQNVTKQNRKASLTRSEIQRRMKTNRPITSSDRDEISRYHDDVVEVVTLYSSSDNEWGKLGYHGFLLYTGSGVRWDMF from the exons ATGCGCAACGCATCTCTAAATATCAGGCACTTTGAAGCAAGAACGGAAAACTCAGATTGCAGTTCGACATCCTTGCATGGTGTGTTTGTTGGTATACAGCAAGACGaagataatttaaaagaaGAATCAAATGTTTATATCATCCCGTTTCTGACATCAGAGAACAAACACAAAGTAAATAACAGCAGTGGGGCAAGTGAAGTCGTGAACACGTTACTAAACAGCGCCATGTACACAAAAAATGAAGCTGTTGTTAGGTACCGCAAGAGCGAATCAATACTCTCGATGACAAAACTACCAAAGAAAGGCAAACCACGtggaaataaaattaaagatgAGAAAGAATATGGTAGTATAGAGCCTGGATATGTACAACGAATGCGTAAGAAATTTTCGAGTTCTGATTTGCCCAAATCCGAATTATATCAACCGGATGATGACTTCACACAACAGCAATCGCGTAATTTGGGTATGGAAACATCCGAATTCACTAAAATTGCGAGCATAAATTCAAGTGCTGCCACGATTAAAACTGTTAGTAACAATTGCTCTGATCTTAGCGTGACTGTGAAAAAGAGTAATCAAAAATCAAAGGTACCAGTTGCAAATATAACCCATGACTCACTACCGCCTTCTGCCGGTTGGCCAGATTCACGATACTGTAGCAGTAGTGACGATTCTTCTGAAGAAAGACCATTTTTCAACCAATTGGAATCTACTAATATGCATGGCAACTTCCAAATGCCTAATGCCACTCATTATGCACACAAACACAATATGCAGAATGTAATGCAAAAACCAATACCTATGCCAAGACAAAAACTTGTGAAATTAAACCCACGACCCAAAAATGATTTGGAAATCATAAACAGTCAAAACAGCTGGAACAATTTCGAAAGCATGAACACGATGACTCGTCAAAGACAGAATAATCCCAGTCAGCCTCAACAGGTTTTGATTGGTATGCGCCCAAGGTTTACCCATGCAAGTTGCCCACCCCAAGACATGGGCCACGTTCATTCAATGAACAGAAATAACGTTGATGAAGTCACTCACTTACCAAACTTACTCCACATTGGGTCCCCTCATAGAAGGCGGGGGATGCGATTCACAAACATAGCCGAGAAACCACTCACACCAAT GGAGACGCAGCACACCTCCGATTCAAGTTCTGTAGTAACCAACAAAGAAGGTTCATTCACTAAACCTCTCCAATATCATAAGGGGCGAATGGAAAGTTGGGGAAATTTAAGAGACCAAAGTTCGG attttgacTTTGATGATCTGGTTAAAGAACGGAGTAAGTGGCGTACCTTGCGTAGAACTCGTAAAGAAACACCGCGTCACTACATGAGTGACAGCAGTGATACGTCACCTAGTCCAGAGCGACTCCAATACAATGACCAAGTTCGCCGGTGCAGTGACTTCATGACACAAAacgtaacaaaacaaaaccgcAAGGCCAGCTTAACAAGGTCAGAGATTCAACGACGAATGAAAACTAATCGTCCAATAACTTCATCGGACCGTGATGAAATATCCAGATATCATGATGACGTGGTTGAAGTTGTTACGTTGTATTCTTCCTCTGATAATGAATGGGGTAAGTTGGGCTATCATGGATTTCTTCTGTATACAggtagtggggtaagatgggacatgttttaa